GCGGCTCGCCTTCAGCGCCGAGTCGGCCGAGCCGGCGGTGGTATGCACGTGCATGTCGATGCGCACCAAGCGCCTCCGAAAGTTTGGACGGTGATCAAGGCTCAAGCGCCGAGATCAGGTTCAGGGCGCCGGCTGCTTCCCATCAGGTCCATTCGGGTCGTAAGTAGCTCCTGCAACTGCGCCACGACCGCGAACCCGAGCTCGATGGCGGCATCGGCCGAAAGCGTCGCACCTGCCGCCCATGCCGCCGCAAACGCCGCCTCACCCAGTGCAGCGTGCACTCGTTCCACCGCGGCCTGGTGCACTTCGTGCAGGCCGAACACCTCCGCGGCGAACTCCCGTCTCTCGACGTCTGTGGCAGCCAGCAGCCGGGCGCTGGCGGCGAGCAGGCCACAACGCTCCGCTGCCTGAGCGAGCACACTGAGGACCGCCGGGAGAAAGCGCGACGGACCTAACTCGCGTTGGGCGGCGAGAATCTCGACGCAGGTGGCCACTGCCGCAGCGGTGTCTCCCTGCCGGAACGCGACCCATGCGAGATATGTAAGGCCCACGAGCCTGTCGGGGCCTTTCCCACCCTGTTCAACGCCTACTCTTTGGACGTAATCTTCCAGGAGCACGCGCACCTGAGCATCGTCGCCGCGTGCCACTGCCAACAAGGCCTCGCTAAACAGAGCCACTGCCGTGCCCGCGGTGCCCGCGAGCGCCCGGTCTGCAGCCACCAGGCGTTCAGCAGTGGCAATATCCCCGTGGGCGACGGCTACGGTGATGAGGTAGCTACGTGCGACAACGGCCGCTTCGACAGCGCCGGCCTGGAGCCGGAGGGCGACGGCTTCTTCGGCCAGTGGGACCACCGCGCCAGGGTTGTTCTGGTTCAAGCGAAGCAGGGCGAGGCGCTCCAGCGCTGCGGCAAGGCACTGGGTGTCGCCCAGCTGCCGGCTGAGGCCGATCGCTTCCTCGAGCGCGGCTACAGCGCGGTCCTGGTCCGTGATGGAGAACAGGTCTGCTGGCGAGAGTGCCAGCAGTCGTGCCCGCGAGACAGTTGGCTGCGTTGCCTCTGGCAGAGCCAGCAAGCGCCGGCGCCACACCTGCTGTTCGTTCCCGCGCCCGCGGATGTACAGGTACCAGCGCAGGGCCCAAAGCAGGCGTACGCCGACTACCACATCCGCGCGCTCGACGCACCAGCCCAGCACGGCGCGCGCGTTGCCCAGCTCGGCATCAAGCCGCAGCCAGTCGTTCGCCGCTGCAAACTGCCGGGCCAGTTGCAGCACCTGCATCGCCAGCTGACGGCGTACTGCTTCGCCCTCGCCGCTTGCCTCCAACTCCCCGAGGGCGAACTCGCGGATGGTTTCGAGCATCCGGTAGCGCGGCTCACCGCCGCGATCAGCCGCCCAATGCACCAGGCTCTTCTCGACGAGCGAGCCGATGCTGTCCAACACCTCGATATCCAGGTCGCCGTCGGCGTTGCACACCGCCTCGGCCAGCTCCAGCGTGCACCCGCCCGCAAACACGCCGAGCCGGCGGAACAACCGCTGCTCCGCCGGCTCCAAAACGTCGTAGCTCCAGGCGATGGCGGCGCGCAGCGTCTGCTGGCGCGCCGGCAGATCGCGCCGTCCGCCTGTCAACAACGGCAGCCGCTGCTCCAGCCGCGTCAGCAGCGCTGCTACGGGGAGCGCGCGCACCCGTGCCGCGGCCAGCTCCAGCGCCAGCGGCAAGCCGTCCAGTCGGGCGCAGATCGCCACAACATCAGCCGCGGTCTCCTCACTCAGCGCAAAGTCGCCTCGCACCGCCTGCGCCCGCTGCACGAAGAGCTGCACCGCCGGGTTTTGCCCCAGTTCCTCCAGCGAACGGCGGCACTCGTCGGGCAGCGGCAGGGGCGCGAC
Above is a genomic segment from Dehalococcoidia bacterium containing:
- a CDS encoding AAA family ATPase produces the protein MALLTGEADLREGDYYGSAVNRCARLRSAGHGGQILFSQTTADLVRGTLPAAASLRDLGTHRLKDLAVPETVYQLDTPGLPDAFPPLKTLDARPNNLPVQLTSFVGREREVGEVVALLPRARLVTLTGPGGTGKTRLALQAAAATIDAFPDGVFFVDLAPLADPALVPSAVAQALGVQGLTDTVLRVIVLRFLRDKQVLLVLDNYEHLLAAAEFAGAMLQAAPQVRLIVTSRAPLRVTGEQEYMVAPLPLPDECRRSLEELGQNPAVQLFVQRAQAVRGDFALSEETAADVVAICARLDGLPLALELAAARVRALPVAALLTRLEQRLPLLTGGRRDLPARQQTLRAAIAWSYDVLEPAEQRLFRRLGVFAGGCTLELAEAVCNADGDLDIEVLDSIGSLVEKSLVHWAADRGGEPRYRMLETIREFALGELEASGEGEAVRRQLAMQVLQLARQFAAANDWLRLDAELGNARAVLGWCVERADVVVGVRLLWALRWYLYIRGRGNEQQVWRRRLLALPEATQPTVSRARLLALSPADLFSITDQDRAVAALEEAIGLSRQLGDTQCLAAALERLALLRLNQNNPGAVVPLAEEAVALRLQAGAVEAAVVARSYLITVAVAHGDIATAERLVAADRALAGTAGTAVALFSEALLAVARGDDAQVRVLLEDYVQRVGVEQGGKGPDRLVGLTYLAWVAFRQGDTAAAVATCVEILAAQRELGPSRFLPAVLSVLAQAAERCGLLAASARLLAATDVERREFAAEVFGLHEVHQAAVERVHAALGEAAFAAAWAAGATLSADAAIELGFAVVAQLQELLTTRMDLMGSSRRPEPDLGA